A genomic segment from Amycolatopsis camponoti encodes:
- a CDS encoding acVLRF1 family peptidyl-tRNA hydrolase produces the protein MEKPRQVAGGGRAVEVPPDRLAGWFDRFSARHDGILTTEVAPRAVRALAGDGATATATVPFGPLAAPSGTFEGLVIDALLTHTLAPRRIALVLVRVGAHSIGVASRGRVELSRTDRHLVQGRSAAGGWSQQRFARRRAGQARHALQDAAEDVLEVLVPRLSEVDAVVLGGDRRALDALREDRRLAPLFARAEPRVLEVGEPSRAVLDEAAVRALSVQVTLRDG, from the coding sequence ATGGAGAAGCCGCGGCAGGTCGCCGGTGGCGGCCGCGCGGTCGAGGTGCCGCCCGATCGTCTCGCCGGCTGGTTCGACCGCTTCTCCGCCCGGCACGACGGGATCCTGACGACCGAGGTCGCCCCGCGCGCTGTCCGCGCGCTCGCGGGCGACGGGGCCACGGCGACCGCGACCGTCCCCTTCGGACCCCTGGCCGCGCCGTCGGGCACCTTCGAGGGACTGGTGATCGACGCACTCCTGACGCACACCCTCGCGCCCCGGCGGATCGCGCTCGTGCTGGTGCGGGTGGGCGCGCACAGCATCGGTGTCGCCAGCCGGGGCCGGGTCGAGCTGTCGCGCACCGACCGGCACCTCGTGCAGGGCCGCTCCGCCGCGGGCGGCTGGTCGCAGCAGCGCTTCGCCCGGCGGCGCGCGGGCCAGGCGCGGCACGCGCTCCAGGACGCGGCCGAGGACGTCCTCGAGGTGCTCGTCCCGCGGTTGTCCGAAGTGGACGCCGTGGTGCTCGGCGGCGACCGGCGGGCGCTCGACGCCCTGCGCGAGGACCGCCGGCTGGCCCCGCTGTTCGCCCGCGCCGAGCCGCGCGTGCTGGAGGTCGGCGAGCCGAGCCGCGCCGTTCTCGACGAAGCCGCCGTGCGGGCGCTGTCGGTGCAGGTCACGCTGCGCGACGGGTGA
- a CDS encoding ABC-F family ATP-binding cassette domain-containing protein — protein MITATGLELRAGSRILLNGVSVRIQSGDRIGLVGRNGAGKTTSLKVLAGEGEPHAGEVRRTGELGYLPQDPREGDLSVTAKDRVLSARGLDKLMRDMEKAQASMAELVDEAARDKAINRYARLEERFSSLGGYAAESEAARICSNLGLADRILAQTLQTLSGGQRRRVELARILFAAAEAGAGGKSETILLLDEPTNHLDADSINWLRGFLKQHDGGLVVISHDVELLADVVNKVWFLDATRGELDLYNMGWQRYLDARATDEKRRRRERANAEKKASALQQQAAKLGAKATKAVAAKNMARRAEQMLSALDETRVADKVARIKFPEPAPCGRTPLTAEGLSKSYGSLEIFTGVDLAIDRGSKVVVLGLNGAGKTTLLRLLGGMETPDTGEIVPGHGMRLGYYAQEHETLDHDASVWENIRHLSPDTGAQELRNLLGSFLFTGEQLDQPAGTLSGGEKTRLALASLVSSAANVLLLDEPTNNLDPASRAQVLDALRSFAGAVVLVTHDPGAVEALEPERVILLPDGTEDHWSADYLELVQLA, from the coding sequence TTGATCACGGCCACCGGCCTTGAGCTGCGCGCGGGTTCGCGCATCCTGCTCAACGGCGTCTCCGTCCGCATCCAGTCCGGCGACCGCATCGGCCTCGTCGGCCGCAACGGCGCGGGCAAGACCACCTCGCTGAAGGTCCTCGCCGGCGAGGGCGAGCCGCACGCGGGCGAGGTCCGCCGCACCGGCGAGCTCGGCTACCTGCCGCAGGACCCGCGCGAAGGTGATCTTTCGGTCACCGCGAAGGACCGCGTGCTCTCCGCGCGGGGACTCGACAAGCTGATGCGCGACATGGAGAAGGCGCAGGCCTCGATGGCCGAGCTCGTCGACGAGGCCGCGCGCGACAAGGCCATCAACCGCTACGCCCGGCTCGAAGAGCGGTTCTCCTCGCTGGGCGGGTACGCCGCCGAGAGCGAAGCCGCGCGGATCTGCTCGAACCTCGGCCTGGCCGACCGGATCCTGGCGCAGACGCTGCAGACGCTCTCCGGTGGTCAGCGCCGTCGCGTCGAGCTGGCGCGGATCCTGTTCGCGGCGGCCGAAGCGGGCGCCGGCGGCAAGTCCGAGACGATCCTGCTGCTCGACGAGCCGACCAACCACCTCGACGCCGACTCCATCAACTGGCTGCGCGGGTTCCTCAAGCAGCACGACGGCGGCCTGGTCGTGATCAGCCACGACGTCGAGCTGCTGGCCGACGTCGTCAACAAGGTCTGGTTCCTCGACGCCACCCGCGGCGAGCTCGACCTGTACAACATGGGCTGGCAGCGCTACCTCGACGCGCGCGCGACCGACGAGAAGCGCCGCCGCCGCGAGCGCGCCAACGCCGAGAAGAAGGCGTCGGCGCTGCAGCAGCAGGCCGCGAAGCTCGGCGCGAAGGCGACGAAGGCCGTGGCGGCCAAGAACATGGCGCGCCGCGCCGAGCAGATGCTGTCCGCGCTCGACGAGACCCGGGTGGCCGACAAGGTCGCCCGGATCAAGTTCCCCGAGCCCGCCCCGTGCGGCCGGACCCCGCTCACCGCCGAGGGCCTCTCGAAGTCGTACGGCTCACTGGAAATCTTCACCGGGGTCGATCTCGCGATCGACCGCGGTTCGAAGGTCGTCGTACTCGGCCTGAACGGTGCGGGAAAGACGACTTTGCTCCGGCTCCTCGGCGGAATGGAAACTCCCGACACCGGGGAGATCGTGCCGGGTCACGGAATGCGTTTGGGCTATTACGCACAGGAACACGAAACTCTTGATCATGATGCGTCGGTGTGGGAAAACATCCGACATCTCTCACCGGACACCGGTGCTCAGGAGTTGCGGAACCTGCTCGGCTCGTTCCTCTTCACCGGCGAACAACTCGACCAGCCCGCCGGCACCCTTTCCGGCGGCGAGAAGACCCGGCTCGCCCTCGCGAGCCTGGTCTCCAGTGCTGCCAACGTCTTGCTCCTCGACGAGCCGACGAACAACCTGGACCCGGCCAGCCGTGCCCAGGTCCTGGACGCTTTGCGCAGCTTCGCCGGCGCCGTCGTCCTGGTCACGCACGACCCCGGCGCGGTCGAGGCGCTGGAGCCCGAGCGGGTCATCCTGCTGCCCGACGGCACCGAGGATCACTGGTCGGCCGACTATCTGGAACTTGTCCAGCTTGCGTGA
- a CDS encoding helix-turn-helix domain-containing protein: protein MADLKKGARITGNTRDKLAADLKKKYEKGSSIRALAESTGRSYGFVHRVLSESGVQLRGRGGATRVKKK from the coding sequence GTGGCTGATCTCAAGAAAGGCGCGCGGATCACCGGCAACACGCGCGACAAGCTGGCCGCTGACCTCAAGAAGAAATACGAGAAGGGCTCGAGCATCCGGGCGCTCGCGGAGTCGACGGGGCGTTCCTACGGGTTCGTCCACCGGGTGCTGTCGGAGTCCGGGGTCCAGCTGCGGGGGCGCGGCGGGGCCACGCGGGTCAAGAAGAAGTAG